In Candidatus Nealsonbacteria bacterium, the sequence CAAAAAGAAAAAATAATCATCTACCGATTTATTGTAAAAAAGTATCAATAGTTTGGAATTAAAAAAAGCGGCTTCAGACCTCTCAAAAAAGCCGCTTTTTTCTCAATTTTCTTTACTTTACAATTTTTCCAATAATTCTTGAGAAAAACTTTTCATCTTTTCAAGTTCTCTTATTCCTTTTTTTGTTGTGCTAAAAGCAGGTTTTCCCTTAAACCTTTCTTTTTTAATGTATCCCTGAGTTCTGAGAAGATATAATACTCTTTTTGTTAATAACTTGCCAGGCAAAAAGCCAAATTTTTCAAAAATCAAACTTCTAATTTCTTCATTTGTAATTTCTTTTTCTTTTCCCAGGGTTAGAATATAAATCCAGAGATTATTTTCAGTATTTGATTTTTTAAATCTCTCAAATGGTAACATAAATTTCTATTTTTCTCTTTTTCCTAAAATGAAATCTTCAACCATTTCTCTTGCTTTTTCGTCTGTAAATTGAATCGGTGGTGATTTCATAAAATAAGCTGAAGCTGAAATTAAAGAACCTCCTATATTTCTATCTAAGGCAATCCTTAATAATCTAATAGCATCAATCACGCACCCTCCAGAGTTTGGAGAATCTTCAACAGAAAGTCTTAATTCAACTTCAACCGGCATATTACCGAACTTTCTTCCTTCAATTCTGATAAAACAAACTTTATTATCTTTTAACCAGGGAACATAATCTGAAGGACCCACATGTAAGTTGTCATAACTTAATCTTTTTGAAAGCTGAGATTCAACACTTTCTGTTTTTGAGATTTTTTTTGATTTAAGGCGTGAGCGAGAAAGCATATTTAAAAAGTCAGTATTTCCTCCTACGTTTAGCTGATAAGATTTATCTATTTTGACTCCCCTTTCGGAAAAAAGATGGCTCAATATCCGATGAATAATAGTAGCTCCTACCTGAGACTTAATATCATCTCCGATACAAGGTAGATTTTTCTTTTTGAACTTTTCTGCCCAACTTTTATTTGAAACTATGAAAACCGGCATACAGTTTAAGAAAGCGCACCCGGTTTTTAAAGCTGCTTTGGCATAAAATTCTGTTGCTTTTTGAGAGCCAACAGGACAATAATTTATTAAGATTTCAGCTCCTGACTTTTTTAATTCTTTTACAACGTCTACAGGTTTTTCTTTTGATACGGCAAACCTTTTTTCTTCAGGATAATTTTTTAAGTGTTTAGCTACTCCGTCTAAAACAGGACCCATTTTTACTTTTGCCTTCAAATTTGGTATCTTAGAATTAAAGACTTTTGTACAATTAGGTTTGGCAAAGATTGCTTTTGAAATATCTTTTCCAACCTTTCTCTTATCAATATCAAAAGCAATTACAGGTTTTATATCAGACACTCTGTATTTGTTAATAAGATTGTGCATTAAACCGGGTATTAATTCATCGTCAGTTTTTACGTTTTTATAGTAAAAAATACCCTGGATTAGAGATGAGGCACAATTCCCCAGTCCTACAATAGCAATTTTGATTCCTTTTTTCATTTTATTATATTATTAATACTATTTTACGCTGGTAAAATAGTCTGTCAAGAGCAAGATGTTGCCAATGGAACGACTTCAAAAATCAAATACCAAGGAGAATTTATGGCTCTATATTCTTTCTCTGCTTAAAAAGAGGAAGATTTACGGTTGGGAAATCCCCACTCTCATTAAAAAAAACTTTAATTTTAAACCAGGTAGAATTACTCCCTACAGAGTACTCTATAGATTAGAAAAAGAAGGTTTGGTTAAAAGCAAAATGGAAGAAAGAAGAAGAATTTATCAAATTACAAAAAAGGGGGAAGAAGAATTGAAACGAGCTAAAGGATTTTACAAAGAAGTTTTGAAAAAATTAAAATGATTAATAAAAAAGTAGCTCAAATATTATACGAGATAGGAGAATTATTAGATATTCAGGGAATAGCTTATAAACCTAAAGCCTATCGAAAAGCTGCCAAGGCTTTAGAGAACCTGAAAGAAAATATTTCTCAAATTTATAAGAAAGAAGGAATTAAAGGGATTAAAGAGGTTCCGGGTATTGGGAAAAGTATTGCCGAAAAAATTGAAGAATATTCAAAAAATAAAAAAATTAAATATTATGAAGAGCTAAAGGAGAAATCAGTCATTCGACAAATTATTACTCATTATTTTAAAACGAAGGGATTGAGTTTAGTAGAACTTAAAAAAGACGCTAAAAAAAGAAAAATAGTTTACTCCCGCTTCACTAAACCAGCTAAGCAACTTTTAGTATTAGCGGGATCTGTAGAAAAGGCAAAAAAAGCCATTGACAAAGTAGCTAAATGGGCGAAGTCAAGAGATTTAGATTATGCCATTGAAACAGTTTTTAAGAAATGGTTAGAATTAGACAGGTTAAAGCCAAAAGAAATTATAAAAAAACCCTATTATAGAGGAGATCCAATGATTTGGTCAGAAACAAAAAGAAAATGGTATGTTATAGATGAAACAGGCAGGTGGTTAGAATTTGTCGGCAAAGAATCAGAAATGGAATGGAGAATTATAAAATAAGCATTAATAATTGAATATTGAATACTAATACTATGGTTTCTTATTCTGAACTAAAAAAAGGCGTAAAAATTATTTTAGAAAAAGAACCCTATGAAATAATTGACTCAGCTCCCATGTTTAAAGCAAGGGGGCATTCTGTTTTGCAAACGAGGTTAAGGAACTTAAAAACAGGAAATGTTATTTCCCGTACTTTACATCCTTCTGATTCCTTTGAAGAAGCAGATATTTTAAAAAAGAAAGCTAAATTCCTCTATTTCCATAGAGAAAAGTATGTCTTCTGTGATAAAGACAATCCTTCAAATAGATTTGAATTAAAAGCTGAACAAATTGAAGGAAAAAAAGGATTTTTAAAACCAAATCAGATTGTAGAAGCTTTAATTTTTGGGGATGAAATAATTAATATTTCTTTGCCCATTAAGATTAATTTGAAAGTAACAGAGGCTCCGCCCGGTCTCAAAGGTGAAAGGGCTCAATCAGGAACAAAAACAGTTAGTTTGGAAACAGGAGTTAAAATAAATGTTCCCCTCTTTGTTAAGAGAGGAGACATAATTGAGGTTAATACTGAAACAGGAGAATATGTAAGAAGGATTGAATAATAATTAATCCCTATTTTTTTCCTGGGTGGTTACTGGAATTTGTAGAATAACCGCCAAACCTTTTAATTCGAACATGCTTAAAATTTTCTAAACCGTCAGGCAATTCCTGGTCATATCCTAACGCAATTATATCAGGCTTTATCATTTCTACAATTTTTGTTTTATTTTTAGGGTCCCCTATTAAAATTCTATCAGCTATATTTAAAGACTTTAATATTTTTTTTCTTTCTTTAGCTGAAATAGCATAAGGTTTTTTATTATTTTTATCATTGGTTAAAACGACGATTAACTCACCACCGAGCTTCTTCGCCTCTTTTAAAAAGTATATATGTCCTGGATGGATTAGGTTGAAGCATCCACCCACTAATATTTTTTTCTTGGATTTTGTTTTGATATTAAAATTTTCCTTTAAAAATTTTCTAAATCACTATTGGATTATCTTTCTTCTTTAATTTTACTGTAAATTACATCCCAAACTCCTGCCGCTATTTTTTGCTTCGTATTAATAGCAAAGTGAACAATCTTTTTAGTTGAGTTGATAATATAAACTTCATTGGTATCGACTCCGAAACCACAGCCTTCTTTTCCTATATCATTAGAAACCATCAAATCTAATTCTACTTCTTTGAGTCTGTTGTATGCCTTTTCAATTAACATCTTTTTAGATACATTAACTTCTGCCTTAAAAGCACAAATAAAGACACGGGGAGCCACTTTTCTTGCCCGTTCAATTACTTTTGGTGTTGGTTTTAAAGGAATAACGAGGCCTTTTTGTTTGGATGGAATTTTACTTCCTTTTTTTTTAACAGGAGTGTAGTCAGCCGCTGCTGCAGTTGCAACAAAAACATCATAATTTTCCTCTTTTAATTCTTTGACCACGGCTCTGCACATTTCTTTCGTTGTTTCAACATTAATTACTTTAGCATTCTTGGGCAGTTTTGCTGTTCCCTTTCCCCAGACAATGGTTACCTTAGCTTTTCTATCTAAGGCTTCTTGGGCCATTGCTACCCCCATCTTTCCGGAAGAGGCATTGCTTATAAAGCGAATGGGGTCAATATATTCCCTGGTGGCACCGGCTGTTATTAATACTTTTAAATTTCTCAAAGCTGAACTTTTCATCAGATGTTTTATTTCTTATTGACTTAAGATAACAGGTCTGTTTGATGGCTAATTAAACCCGTTTTTATTCCCCACTTAACTTCTTCTCTAAATGTGCCCGGGTTGAAGATCCGACAAAACCAGTGCCTTTTATCAATCTTATGGGTGCTAAAATTTCTGAAGCGTATTTTTCTTGATATCTAATCACTGCTGCCTTAGTAATCAGCCCGAAATATCCCGTAGCTCCAATACCTGGTCTTTCCCATACTCCTTCTTCTATTAATATCCTTTGTAAAGCTTTAACATCATCACCCTTCATTCCTAAAGTTAAATTTAGATTAAAAGTTAATTCTTTTTGTTCAACCGATAAAGATAATTTTTTTAAATAGTCTTTAGTTTTTGAGCCGAAATATCCTGTTCCAGATTTCAGATTAAGTGGTTCTAAAATATCTTGACTGTATTTCTCTTGAAATTTTGCCAGAGTGGTTTTGGTAATTGGTCCAAAATAACCAGTAGCCCCGACCTCAGCATCCCATAAACCTTCATTTATCAATATTTGCTGTATAGTTCTTACTTCTTCTCCCTTACTTCCTAATGTTAAACTTTTATCCCAAAGAGAAGAGGGAAATAGCATTAAATCTCTTTTTAAATCATTTAGTTTGGCATAAATAGAGGCTTTCCTTACTTGAACTTCTTCTTCAAACAAATCTGCTACTTCTTGGGAAATTTCTTCTAATTCTTTTTTAGTTAATTCCACAGGATATCCATAATTACTAAACCAATAACGTCCGTAGTAACTATAAGGGACATTGGTGAATTTAACTTCTTTTTTGGTAATAAGAAATAGATTAATCTCAGCTCTACTTTCACTAATTTCCGAAATTCCGCTGATGAGAATTGGATAATAAAGAAAGTCATTTTCAAAACTATAAATTAAGGGTTTTATACTTTCTTTTTCCTGACCCGCTTCAATAACATCAAAAACAAAGTATTTTATATCTTTCTTCAAATAATTAGCTACCCCATCTTTGAATTCAGAAGAAATTTCTTTTTGCTGAAATCCTTTATTTTTAGCAAAATCTCTCACCCAATCTAAGAAATAATCTAAATCATTTACTTTAACCACCGTTATGTCATGGGCTCCAATTCTTTTTTGAAAAGTAATTTCTATCCCAATAGCTGGCACCTGAGCTTCTTTGTCCCCTAATCCCGGATATTGCTTTCTGGCTGCTTCTATTTTCTCGTTCATAATCTCTATTAGCCTTTCAAAAGATTCAAAAGTTCCTTCTTTGATTTCCGAAGGATTAGAGGGCAAGGGTATAATCCTTAAAGCAGTGGTATTAGCAGAACTTTCTATATTAATGGAAAGAATAATTATTTCCTCATCGCCATTCCAGGCCACTATTGCATTCTGAGCAGATTGATCTAAATGAACATCAGGAGGCCAGGGAATCATTCCCCCATCAGCAAAAACCAAAACAGGAAAGATTAGAATCAAAAAACTTATTAAAAGGTAAAAATATATTTTTTTCATGTTTTTATTTTTTACTTAATTGTTTAATTGTTAACCTTTATATCATTCTATCACAACAAAAACCCAAGAAAAACTCTCGGGCAGCGCTATTGTTCTTCAAACTTTACTTCTTCCGGGAATAACAATTGAAATGGATAACCTACATAATTCCTTTTTATCTTTCCACAACCAAGGTTTTTAAGAAAATCTATCATTTCTTCTGTAATTTTTTTGGGATTTGGGTTTTTATCGGGACCAACATATTCAATTTCCACGAAATATCCAAGTCCTTTTACTGAATCTAAGGAAATTTCGTAATCTTTGTATCTCCAAACTCTCCTTTTTTTATCCACTTTAACGATGGATTTAAAATTAAGAACATCTAATATCTTTTTTAATTGAGTTAAATCTTCTAGATTGGTCTGGTATTCATTACAATAATGGCTTTCCCCACTTTCATCAAAGTGCCAATTTTTATAGTTTATAGAGTGTTTACCATCTGAATTTCTTAATCTTAGCCACTCCTTTACAGGACGAACTTCAATAAAATTGCGATGAGTTGGAGAAAAGTACTCATCTATTTGATGTTTTTCTGATTTAAATTCAGCATTTCTTTCTAAAAAATCTATTAAAGGCTTACTTTCTTCAATATTGACTTGAATTTCAATTTCAATATCTTTCATATTTGTATTCTATCAAAAAATCGCCTAAAAGGCGATTTTCTGAAGCTAACTCCCACTATTGGACGCGTTCAGAACCGTTGATTGGGGAAAGATTAGAGAAAATCTTCAAGATTTGAAGACTCTTTTGGTTAAAGTTTAAATAAAAAAATGGTTTATCTGTTTAAACAAACCATTTAAAATGTTTTTTAACCATCTATCGTTTCTGTGTAAACCCCAGCCTCTTCCGCTGCCACCATTAGTTTTCCATCGGGAACTTCATTACGAGAACGCATAACATCAATTCCTTCCTCATCAGTTCTCTTAACTAAAGCTTTCGTTTCAAGCTGTTTTTCATTTTCAACTCCATCAAGCCAAGTAACACTTGGATAAAGACTCCAAGAGCCATCTTTATTCTGTATTTCTACTTTTCTTAGAAGCATTACTCTGTTTCCATCTTTTTTCGGAAGAGCTGGGTCATAATTACAATGACACGATAATTCAATTAAATTTTCTTCATCAAAACGAAGAGCAATTTCTTTATAGGTGCCTCTTAAATAATCCTTCGTCTCTACTATTCTTTCCATTGTTAAAGAATCACCTCTCTTCCTTATTTAGCAAACTCTACAATAAAAGTCAAGACCGAGCCAAAGGCTCGGGCTTCAATAACTCCAAGAGACGGACAAGGTTAGAACCTCTTTAATGAAGGTTTTGGAATAAAAAAAAGAGGTTAGTAGCCTCTTTAAGAAGTTTCTATAGACAAAACAGGGGTTGTTGCCAATTCAAGTCCAGAATCATCAAGGCGTTCAAGCACCATCTCGTCACCGATAATAAGCTTTGTTATCTTGCAACGACTGAAATCAAGTGGTTTTCTATCACGAGAAACGTTCCGCTCCCCTTCCTCGTCCTTGCCAAAACGATATACAGAGTTCCTGGTTTTAACTATAAATGATCCATTGGGAATTTCTTGCTCTTTCCTTAGCTTCAAGCCTAAAACCCTTTTATAGATGTCTGAAAACATTTCTTGAGTTTTACTAAACCCAACAATTTCATGATGTCTGCCTCCTATGTCGGGATGTTGGTATTCTGGGTCTCTGTTGTAACGTTTTTTTAAGGAATCCAGATATTCTTTATGTTGTTCTAATAAATCCAACACTTCTTTGATTTTTTCTTCGTCTTGGTCGGTTGCGTGCATTAAGACATTAATAACATCGAATAACAGGCCTTCCCCATAACTATCTAAAATCTCTTCTACTCTTTTATACAAAGAGCCAAGTTTATCTTTTAGAAGTTTTTTTGCAGCTTCAACATTAAACCTTTCTACCATTTATATCATCTCTTTTATATTCCTTTTCATACTAAAGATTATTCAATTTTACATATTCCACTGATGAGTCTTCCATAAATTTAGAGATTAGTCAAATAAAAACCCGAGCCAAAGGCTCGGGCTTCAATAACTCCCCGCAATAGACGATGTTAGAACCTGTTATCTTTGCTGTTTGTTTTTGCGGTTATTCTACACCGTCTTCGATTACTATATGCTCTTCGTCATCGTCTAGTGGCTCAAAACGTTTTTTGAAAGTTTTAATTGCCGCTTCGTTTATATAAAAAGCGTCTTTTGGTGAATCATCGCTACGTTTTAAAGTTCGTTGCTTCATCAATTCATCGGAGCATTTAATGTGATAGAGCTGAAAATTTGCCCCTGCTTTTGTGATGCGATCTCTCATTTCATCTCGTCGAGACCTACTCCAAAAACCATCGTCCAGAATGATATCAACACCAGCTTTTAGACATTTAAAAGCGGTATCTAACAAAAGCTTGGTCGTTCGTTCATGGTACTCGGCAAACTTTTCAGCGGGTGGATTGCTACCGTATAGAGAAATCATCCACTCATCGTTTGTAAATCGCAAAGCACCTGTTTTCTTTTCAAGCTTTTTAGCAAATGTAGTTTTACCAGCACCGACGAACCCATAAAGCATATGAGCAACGGGCTTTTTATTAGACTTTTTCATAAAAAACGTTTTGAGTTGTAATCGATTATATCACCAAGCGGAGCAAAAACAAATGGCAGATAACTCGTTTTTATACGAAGTCTATTCATAATTTATAATAAAAATGTATATTATACGAAATCATGATCAAATTACATAATCCTTCCTTAGATTAACTCTATTAAGAGGGGTGTCAAGAAGAAAATATGGCTATCGTCTTCTTAGTTTTCCCTTTTTATAAGCAAGGTTTTCTACCTTCAAAATAACTCTATTTTCCGAAAAATTCAAGGAAACTAAAACCCGAGTTTCTAGCTCGGGTTGAGTGGTCACGTAAAATGACTGCGTCGTCACGTGGCCGCGTGATGAATTCTGTAAAGAATTCATTTTACGCGGCTCCGGCGGCAGGATTCGAACCGAGGCCTCTCGGTCCTCGAACTACGCACAGCGATGCTGGCATCCTCGGTCTAGAACTTGAATTTCAAAAAAAATAGGAGAAAGAAATTTCTTATTTCATCTCCCTTAATATCTCATTATCTGAATAAATTGATTAAATTACTTAGTTCTTTAGTGCTTGTTTAAGTTCTCTAGCAGATTTTTCAAGTTTATTTATAACTTCTTCTCTCCAAACTTCCTCTTTTTCTTTTTTTTCCTTTGGCCACACTATCTCTCCCAAAAGGACACAAAAAACATAGTAATTGATTTCGGGTTCATCCCACTTACCTTCGTTGTAATTCCACTCTTCTAGCAGAACTCCATTTTCTTCTGCTATTCTTTCAGCTATCCTCCTCTCCCACTTTTCAAGTACAATCGCTTTTCCCAATTTTATACCTGATTCACCATAATCATAATAATATGACATCCAATCACTCCTTTTTTTATTTTTAAAATATCTTTTATATTATTTAAAGTTACAATAATTTATTAAAAAAAGCAAGTTCATTACAGCTTGAAAAAAATTAACTCCGGCGGCAGGATTCGAACCCCTCTCGGTCGTCCTAGGAGGATAGGCGTCTCGGTCTCTTGAACCAAGCACAAGTATTATTCTTCATTCTAATAGTAAGCAAAATGTAAGTTGGAGGATTGGAATTTCTATACTTGCTCCTGATTATTTCTTTCGAATTATTGATGGTATAAATGTATTTTCGCCCGTCCATCTGCCTGCGGCAGTAATATTCTCTCCAGATTGAAAATCTTTTAATTCTACCTTGCCTCCATCTTTGTTCAAAAGTGTCGTTTTCTCGGTAATTGCCAAACTTATTTCCTTCCCTTGCTCATCTCGTATTGTGATGACTTTGGCACTTAATGCTATATCTGTAATTGTTCCTATTATAGTTTCGAGAAGGTATTTTTCTATGTTCTCTTTGTGTTCCTCGTAGGTTTTGGCAAGGTGAATTTGCCCCTCGCTGTCGTGTAAGTAGTAAAGGTAATCGCTGGGCTGGTCGTAGACTACTGCTTCAATTGCTGCTAATCCCGGATTGCAGATTGGGGCTGGCGGTTTACCTTCGTGCAGGTAAGTATTATATGGCGATTCTATTTTGTATTCTTCTGGCGTTACTGGTCTCCACCACCTGCCTTGTTCTCCGACAACGTATTGGATGGTTGCGTCAATTTCTAACGGCATTGGTTTAAGCAATCTGTTCCAAATAATTCCCGCTATCAACGGCATCTCTTCTTCATTGGCTGCTTCTCTTTGAATGATAGAGGCAAGAATGATTGCGGTATCATTACGGATGTTTTGCTCTGCGAATTCTTTAAATATTTCTTGACACTTCTCATTAAAATTACTTTCCATTCTTTTAGCCGCTTGTTCTGCCATATTTTCAAAATTAAGCACTTGAAGTAAATAAGTGTCGGGGAACAAATATCCTTCTTTGGCGTAATCTAAGAATTCCTCTTTTCTGTTGTCTAACCAATAAAGTTCTTCTTGTAATATCTCGGCAATTTCTTCCTTCCGCAGTCCTTCTGGTATTACTACCCAATTCTGGTATCGAAATCTAATAAAAGTATCTACTAAAGTCCAGACATTCATATTTTTTGAAATTTTGTATCCACCTGGCTCTATCTTTCCTTCCCATCCTTTTGTTTTTAATACAAACCTAAATGCCCACTCGCTTCTTATATAACCCTGTTCTTTTAGTTTATATATTAGTTCTTCTTCGGTTGTACCGAGATTAATAACGATTCTCTCCATTTCTAATCCTTTTTCTGGAGCTGAAAATAAACATTGGTATATTCCAATAGGAATCCCTATCACCAAAATTATCCCGCTTATAATTCCAATTTTTTTATTTCTAGTCATAGTTTTTCACCTTCTTTTATCTCTTTAAGATTTTGATAGATGAGATAGTTGTAGATTACAGAAAATGGAGTAAAGAGAATCATAAAAGCAAACTGACCAAGATAAGGAATAAATTGGGCGCCCATAGAAAGAGGAATGGTAATAATTATTATGGCATAAACTCGCTTGGCTGTCGGCCACCAGTATCCTTTAACTAATTGTTTGCTTCTTGAAAGGGCTTTAAATCCTCTTTTGTCTTCGCAGATAACTATATAATAAGAAAAAACAAACCAGATAGCAAAAATAATACCAGGGATTATAAAAAGCAGAAATCCCAGCCCAATAGCCAGTCCAGTTAATAGAGAAACCAAAAAGAAAGGCCAATATTTAGACCAGCCGTTTTTAATGGCATCTTTAATTCTCCATTCTTTGGGAACTTCTTTAACGGCAGAAATAAGAGAAGTGGCCCCCAAAATACTTACGAGAGATGTGGCTAAAATAATGGACAAGAATAAATACCAAGGCAGAGTTAAAAGCGGTTCGGCTTTGGCGGGCATAAAAATAGGAGTAGGTGAAGGTTGGACTCTCGCTTCAGGGAGTTTGGGAATTTCCAAACCGATAAAATTCATTATTAAACCCGTGATTCCAAAAAAGATAACCGCAATCACTAAAAACTTCTTGAAATCCTTTTTATAGATATTCCAAGAACTTCGGAATAGATCCTTTATGCCTATCAGTTTTTGTGTTTCATTTGTCATCTTTGCTTTTTTTCTATTCTCTTATTTAGATAACCCTGGAGAAAGAAATAAACAACAAAAAACACTAAAGCACCAATTAATGATTCAATTAAATCAAATTGTCCGTGCCGAAGGTATTTTACTAGTGAAAAAGCAATAAAAAACGAAACTGTTGTGATGATCGCAATCGGCAAAGGATTCTTTTTTTGTTTTAGATTACTTCTTAACATATTTCCTTGATTTATTACTGTAATAAAATAAGGCAATACTGAATACCAATAAGATAAGGAATATCAGAATTACTAAAGGTGGTGGTATTTCAGAATCCTTTATATAAGCGTGGATTCCAAAAACGAGCATTAACAAGCAGGTAAAAGCATAGAGAGAAGCAAACATATATCCCACAGGTATTACATCAGAAAGGGCCTCCTCTTCGCTTCTTTTATAAAATCTTTTGATGAACAAAGCTATAATTACTCCGATTATTAAATAAGCAAATAATCTAATACCATAATTTGCTGGTAAATGTTCTAAAATAAGATATAAAACAGCGGGAACAAAAACTATGATTATTAATGATAACCTGAATATAAATTTTAATGTTTTTCTTGGGTCTTTCATCACTCCCATTCTACCAAAAAACCGCCCGAGAGGCGACTTTTTGTTTATACTTAAAATTCGATTTCCTAGACGGATATGGCGATTTTTTCTCGAACTGCTTTTAAAATATGAGGACTTTCGGTCGCTCGAAAGGTCTCACTAGTCTGCTCTACTACTGAGATTAGAACCTGTCTAATGGGTATTTAAATCTGGTGAGACTTTAAAAAATTACCATCAACGCAACTCCTATATCCTTTTGAAGTTGCACAACTCCCACATAAACCAATTCCACATTTTGTTAAAAACTCTATTGCAGAATATATTTTCTCCGGATTTATATATTTACTTTCCTTCCGGATAGCAGCTTTTACCATAGGCTTTGGACCACAGTTTATACAATACTCTGGTTGGGTATTTTTTATAATTTCTTCTAACACATCGGTTGCTAATCCTTTGTAACCTATTCCACCGTTTTCTGTAACAAAATAAACTTCATCAAACACTTTCTTAAACTTTTTTAAATCAGGCAAATGATTTTTATCCTTTGCTCCTAATAATGCAATCATATTTTTGTTTCTTTTGCCAAAAAGATATAAAGCAGCAATACCCGTTCCTCCTCCAACCAAAAGAGTCTCCCCTTTTATTTTTGGAGAAGTTCCGTAAGGACCACGTGTGTAAATAACATCATCTTTTTTCAAATTTAATAACTCATTTGTAAAATATCCTCTTTTCTTAACAAGTAGAGTTAAAGGTTCATCATCAAACACAGAAAACGGTTTCTCTCCCTTCTCCGGTAGCCAGACAAAAATAAATTGCCCTGGCTCTACGTTTATACCTCTGTCTAACTTTAAAATAAATAAATCCTCAGCTATCTGTTTATTCTCTTTCACCCTGTATCTTTTATATTCCATTTTAGTATCTTTTAAAAAGCCTTCTGCGTTGTTTGTTCCGTTTTCTAAATCCAATAGCAATTCGTAGAAATATCTTTTTATCTCTTCTGTATTCATTCCGACCAATGCAGAGCCTATTCCAAAAAAGTTGGCACCTGCTTCCTTATATCTTTTTATATCTTTTATTGTTGAAATGCCGCCGCATGAAATTATTGGCAAATTTGTAATTTTTCTTAGCTCTCTTACACATTTTAAACCAATCTCTAAAATTGCCTTTCCAGAAATACCTCCAACTTTATTTGAAAGAATTGAATAGCTGTCATGTAAGCACGTTTCCGGTCCCTTTGTATTTATTGCTGTTATTCCAGAAGCACCTCCTCTAAT encodes:
- the mltG gene encoding endolytic transglycosylase MltG, producing the protein MTRNKKIGIISGIILVIGIPIGIYQCLFSAPEKGLEMERIVINLGTTEEELIYKLKEQGYIRSEWAFRFVLKTKGWEGKIEPGGYKISKNMNVWTLVDTFIRFRYQNWVVIPEGLRKEEIAEILQEELYWLDNRKEEFLDYAKEGYLFPDTYLLQVLNFENMAEQAAKRMESNFNEKCQEIFKEFAEQNIRNDTAIILASIIQREAANEEEMPLIAGIIWNRLLKPMPLEIDATIQYVVGEQGRWWRPVTPEEYKIESPYNTYLHEGKPPAPICNPGLAAIEAVVYDQPSDYLYYLHDSEGQIHLAKTYEEHKENIEKYLLETIIGTITDIALSAKVITIRDEQGKEISLAITEKTTLLNKDGGKVELKDFQSGENITAAGRWTGENTFIPSIIRKK
- a CDS encoding dihydroorotate dehydrogenase; translation: MYNFFHKTISAPFTIPSGIVTTEVSVIEKFANEIPELGIITTKSIGIKSCEGNKEPIIAQYAPLSFINAVGLTNPGAKEFAERLSKISIPNDKFLLTSVFGNCEKELKEISKILYNYSDGFELNISCPHSEEYGQVVGRDKELVERLTKSIASLGKPVFVKISPNLDVKETVKYAIRGGASGITAINTKGPETCLHDSYSILSNKVGGISGKAILEIGLKCVRELRKITNLPIISCGGISTIKDIKRYKEAGANFFGIGSALVGMNTEEIKRYFYELLLDLENGTNNAEGFLKDTKMEYKRYRVKENKQIAEDLFILKLDRGINVEPGQFIFVWLPEKGEKPFSVFDDEPLTLLVKKRGYFTNELLNLKKDDVIYTRGPYGTSPKIKGETLLVGGGTGIAALYLFGKRNKNMIALLGAKDKNHLPDLKKFKKVFDEVYFVTENGGIGYKGLATDVLEEIIKNTQPEYCINCGPKPMVKAAIRKESKYINPEKIYSAIEFLTKCGIGLCGSCATSKGYRSCVDGNFLKSHQI